Proteins co-encoded in one Daphnia carinata strain CSIRO-1 chromosome 3, CSIRO_AGI_Dcar_HiC_V3, whole genome shotgun sequence genomic window:
- the LOC130698449 gene encoding eukaryotic translation initiation factor 4 gamma 1-like isoform X3, giving the protein MYHSAQQPARMPSLVWQAFQQPRAAQQTYSYRPSPPYPSFPMQSTPAVYYPSQQQPQPQQPQQQQPQQQQQPQQPQQPQQAPIAPQPAPQLRESSGASRRLRTSALRIVDPNTNRNILTGEEMPPSAVATPTTVTPPEIAATDAVLLPQVAVDEVEAPSALATPAALDVEETATTPIVENTASPSENASVAVIEETIVEKKIVPTVAASASTSTTPTSPATVSAPIAPVQPVPVIEKEVIPVPVAPENGEGPSVSEPPSSTASPIPVSTAPSPEQGEGRGNPKGGKKGRKTSKSSSTPTPPTPPPPQSVEEVKVAQPVAAAVEIPSPVQEKDVVPTTTPNIPVATPINPVPVVDSSSKMDVEIKEMPRPLPVVPESVVEKPLESPTVGVETESVITNGDKQGSSPPPSEIEPVVTTPQITATEDGENRAPGKSTSLKYTYKDDQWSPVNPEGKKTYDRQFLLELQSNPASQKKPEGLPSLEVVRDKGSTVKRGVTVGDFTPTFVKMMPAKGLPKRNSQQGSRDQGMGQQQPPPRREIKLMNSLIRQERPEDPNVWKPKHASKSKEEKENPDKASTEEMLKTVRGILNKLTPSKFDTLLARIQALDIDSEDRLAGVIKLFFEKAVAVPIFSSTYAKMCQALSTKEVASSANPAETTNFRKLLLTRCQKEFEKDSAGLKDVANKQKEIEKAESDAKKKELEVELEELVNSNRRKSLGNIRFIGELFKLRILSVKIMHQCILRLLSQPEDEESLECLCRLLSTIGKELESPMQPPAGRSTSISANRESMNSYFSTLDSIVNKRKISNRIRFMIQDVVDLRKTGWKPRRDDNAPKTIEQIHRDVHKEREDQERELNNPQFQGNMGSMGGMSRDGRMVGDRRGGDDRNRKQSRPSDDGWNTVQNSGSRGGNVKLDMKQLRIPKASGDADQTVISLGPGGRGMGSWGRGASGGMSQSMVGSVGSGATQDTRSNRYQILEDDSGTQHESGKAPFSGRSSLGGPPHSGRGGNQDYRTMPGATKSAFYPPKDGDRGLDSLRSQNTGFAGRSRSQQSSRENSVTRPIRETPQPPPLSREVSKDVLLGKSTVTDDEIERKSHSLLGEYFTNEKIEDAVLDMREWLHSSTVAKFINQCLLHVLERNKKERRATGTLLKEMVKRKLFASFDIVDGFSELLQSAEDFLVDIPKLWEYTAELVEPLFEEGVINLNFVGQLSSTLNSSLVANFVAAVLKELVKAQGIAGAERIWIMSNAPLATVLPPGVDPNAFLAQHKELEFLSQIDSIPRSSGSVGKSSSNAPPSSQVYIDFQHSLEKYLRDASQLTTDDVCSWIQKQNVGEVNSAFIRALVTAVTESSIEGRGTDSKLNNAVLKHWTEVLRRYVDNIAERELQLLFAVQTLVTQRQHPKGLIQGIFETLFDSNVVSEEGFYSWVSVDDPLEREGKAVALKSITSFLTWLKEADPESDQEADA; this is encoded by the exons ATGTATCATTCTGCACAGCAACCTGCTCGTATGCCGAGTCTCGTATGGCAGGCT TTCCAGCAACCACGAGCAGCCCAACAAACGTACAGCTACAGGCCTTCACCTCCTTACCCGAGTTTTCCTATGCAGAGCACGCCAG CTGTTTATTACCCATCACAGCAGCAGCCCCAACCCCAACagcctcaacaacaacagccccagcagcagcagcagccccAGCAACCCCAACAGCCACAGCAAGCCCCGATAGCTCCACAACCGGCGCCACAACTGCGTGAAAGCTCTGGAGCATCACGGAGGCTAAGGACAAGCGCCCTGCGCATTGTTGACCCTAATACTAATAGAAATATTCTCACCGGTGAGGAAATGCCTCCGTCAGCCGTAGCTACTCCAACCACTGTGACACCCCCTGAAATTGCAGCAACCGATGCTGTTTTGCTGCCTCAAGTGGCTGTGGATGAGGTTGAAGCGCCATCAGCATTGGCTACTCCAGCCGCTCTAGATGTAGAGGAAACGGCTACAACTCCAATCGTGGAAAATACTGCTTCTCCATCAGAAAATGCAAGCGTTGCAGTAATTGAAGAAACAATTGTGGAAAAAAAGATAGTACCAACTGTAGCTGCATCGGCTTCGACGTCAACAACACCAACTTCGCCAGCAACAGTCAGTGCTCCGATAGCACCGGTACAGCCGGTGCCGGTCATAGAAAAGGAGGTCATACCCGTCCCCGTTGCCCCAGAGAACGGTGAAGGACCCTCTGTTAGTGAGCCGCCTTCCAGTACGGCATCACCCATTCCCGTCTCGACTGCTCCTAGTCCCGAGCAAGGCGAAG GACGAGGTAATCCGAAGGGTGGTAAAAAGGGGCGCAAGACCTCAAAGTCGAGTTCTACCCCCACACCCCCCACTCCTCCGCCCCCACAGAGCGTTGAAGAAGTTAAAGTTGCCCAACCTGTAGCTGCCGCTGTCGAGATTCCGTCTCCAGTTCAAGAGAAGGATGTTGTGCCTACTACCACCCCAAATATCCCAGTTGCTACTCCTATCAATCCAGTACCAGTGGTCGATTCCTCTTCCAAGATGGACGTCGAAATTAAA GAAATGCCGCGACCCTTGCCGGTTGTTCCAGAATCGGTTGTCGAAAAGCCTTTGGAGAGCCCCACAGTTGGAGTTGAAACAGAATCTGTGATTACCAATGGGG ATAAGCAAGGATCAAGCCCTCCCCCTAGTGAAATAGAGCCAGTGGTGACAACACCTCAAATTACTGCGACAGAGGATGGTGAAAACCGGGCACCTGGTAAATCGACGTCGTTGAAATATACATACAAGGACG ATCAATGGAGTCCAGTTAATCCAGAGGGGAAAAAGACTTACGATAGGCAATTTCTGTTGGAATTGCAAAGCAACCCAGCTTCCCAGAAAAAACCGGAAGGACTTCCTAGTTTGGAAGTTGTCCGCGACAAG gGTTCAACTGTGAAGCGCGGTGTTACTGTTGGAGACTTCACGCCGACTTTTGTTAAAATGATGCCAGCAAAG GGTCTTCCTAAGAGAAACAGTCAGCAAGGAAGTCGTGATCAGGGCATGGGTCAGCAGCAACCACCACCTAGAAGAGAAATTAAGCTGATGAACTCATTGATCCGACAAGAACGACCCGAAGATCCTAATGTTTGGAAACCCAAGCATGCTTCGAAAtccaaggaagaaaaagagaacccTGATAAAGCCAGCACCGAA GAAATGCTAAAAACCGTCCGTGGAATTTTGAACAAGTTGACTCCATCTAAATTTGACACATTATTGGCGAGGATTCAAGCCTTAGATATTGATAGTGAAGACCGGTTAGCTGGAGTcatcaaattgtttttcgagAAG gCTGTTGCTGTTCCAATTTTTTCATCTACATATGCTAAAATGTGTCAAGCTCTGTCGACAAAAGAAGTGGCTTCTTCAGCAAATCCAGCTGAAACGACCAACTTCCGCAAGCTATTGCTGACCCGTTGCCAGAAAGAGTTTGAAAAAGACAGTGCCGGACTCAAAGACGTGGCAAACAAGCAAAAGGAAATCGAAAAGGCTGAATCG gacgcaaaaaagaaagagttggAAGTGGAATTAGAAGAACTTGTCAATTCAAATCGAAGAAAATCTTTAGGGAACATTAG GTTTATTGGAGAATTATTTAAATTGCGAATCCTTTCGGTGAAAATTATGCATCAGTGTATACTTCGGTTATTGAGTCAACCTGAAGATGAAGAATCGCTCGAGTGCCTCTGCCGGTTGTTGTCCACAATCGGCAAGGAATTGGAGTCTCCAATGCAACCACCCGCAGGAAGATCAACGTCCATCTcg GCAAATCGTGAATCCATGAATTCGTATTTTAGTACTCTGGATTCCATTGTCAACAAACGCAAAATATCAAATCGTATACGGTTTATGATCCAAGACGTAGTTGATTTGCGGAAAACTGGATGGAAACCACGTCGTGATGATAACGCACCCAAGACGATTGAACAGATTCACAGAGATGTCCATAAGGAGCGCGAGGACCAAGAGAGAGAGCTGAACAACCCACAATTCCAGGGAAATATGGGCTCCATGGGTGGCATGTCTCGCGACGGAAGGATGGTGGGAGATCGGCGTGGAGGCGATGATCGTAATAGGAAACAGTCAC GTCCTAGTGATGATGGTTGGAATACTGTCCAGAACAGTGGCAGTAGAGGTGGCAACGTCAAGTTGGATATGAAGCAACTTCGGATACCTAAg GCATCTGGAGATGCTGATCAAACTGTCATCAGTCTGGGCCCGGGAGGTAGAGGAATGGGCTCATGGGGTAGAGGAGCGTCTGGTGGCATGTCTCAATCGATGGTTGGCAGTGTTGGTAGTGGTGCAACTCAAGATACTCGATCCAATCGCTACCAAATCCTAGAAGATGATTCCGGAACTCAACACGAAAGCGGCAAGGCTCCATTCTCGGGACGCTCTAGTCTTGGCGGCCCACCCCATAGCGGCCGTGGTGGTAACCAGGATTACCGGACGATGCCTGGAGCCACGAAAAGTGCTTTTTACCCGCCCAAGGATGGCGATCGTGGACTAGATTCCCTTCGCTCACAGAACACCG GCTTTGCTGGTCGTTCACGTAGTCAGCAATCTTCACGTGAAAACTCCGTAACTCGCCCTATTCGCGAGACACCTCAGCCGCCGCCTTTGTCGCGTGAAGTATCCAAAG ATGTACTATTAGGTAAATCAACCGTTACGGATGATGAGATTGAGCGAAAATCTCATTCGCTTTTGGGTGAATACTTTACAAATGAAAAGATAGAG GATGCTGTTCTCGACATGAGGGAGTGGTTGCATTCATCTACGGTAGCCAAATTCATCAACCAATGCTTGCTGCATGTATTGGAACGTAACAAAAAGGAACGTAGGGCAACAGGCACTTTATTGAAGGAAATGGTTAAGAGAAAACTTTTCGCATCCTTCGACATAGTTGATGG ATTTTCTGAACTCCTTCAATCTGCTGAAGACTTCCTTGTGGACATACCCAAACTGTGGGAATACACGGCTGAACTGGTCGAGCCTCTGTTTGAAGAAGGCGTGATAAATTTGAACTTCGTTGGACAGTTGTCGTCGACTTTGAATTCATCCTTGGTTGCTAATTTTGTAGCTGCAGTTCTGAAGGAATTAGTCAAAGCACAG gGTATTGCTGGAGCAGAAAGAATATGGATCATGTCGAATGCACCCCTCGCTACCGTGCTACCACCCGGTGTTGACCCGAACGCATTCCTCGCTCAACACAAG GAACTGGAGTTCCTTTCTCAAATCGATTCTATACCAAGGAGTAGTGGCAGCGTTGGAAAATCCAGCAGTAATGCACCTCCCTCCAGTCAAGTTTACATCGATTTTCAGCATAGCCTGGAAAAATACTTGAGAGACGCAAGCCAATTAACTACAGATGACGTTTGTAGTTGGATCCAG aaacaaaatgttggcGAAGTTAATTCCGCTTTCATTCGTGCCTTGGTCACCGCAGTCACCGAGAGTTCCATTGAAG
- the LOC130698449 gene encoding eukaryotic translation initiation factor 4 gamma 1-like isoform X1 produces the protein MSVLMFSTASLGVNQQLTMVNAGHTGPMQGRPTQGNNQFYGRPIRPGNQHMPRPPMAGGAINPTHPPNGAQAIPYPAMNQPVLFVIGDQFNNQPYLSYPANPPAYYQQSGNLPPGNVSFQQPRAAQQTYSYRPSPPYPSFPMQSTPAVYYPSQQQPQPQQPQQQQPQQQQQPQQPQQPQQAPIAPQPAPQLRESSGASRRLRTSALRIVDPNTNRNILTGEEMPPSAVATPTTVTPPEIAATDAVLLPQVAVDEVEAPSALATPAALDVEETATTPIVENTASPSENASVAVIEETIVEKKIVPTVAASASTSTTPTSPATVSAPIAPVQPVPVIEKEVIPVPVAPENGEGPSVSEPPSSTASPIPVSTAPSPEQGEGRGNPKGGKKGRKTSKSSSTPTPPTPPPPQSVEEVKVAQPVAAAVEIPSPVQEKDVVPTTTPNIPVATPINPVPVVDSSSKMDVEIKEMPRPLPVVPESVVEKPLESPTVGVETESVITNGDKQGSSPPPSEIEPVVTTPQITATEDGENRAPGKSTSLKYTYKDDQWSPVNPEGKKTYDRQFLLELQSNPASQKKPEGLPSLEVVRDKGSTVKRGVTVGDFTPTFVKMMPAKGLPKRNSQQGSRDQGMGQQQPPPRREIKLMNSLIRQERPEDPNVWKPKHASKSKEEKENPDKASTEEMLKTVRGILNKLTPSKFDTLLARIQALDIDSEDRLAGVIKLFFEKAVAVPIFSSTYAKMCQALSTKEVASSANPAETTNFRKLLLTRCQKEFEKDSAGLKDVANKQKEIEKAESDAKKKELEVELEELVNSNRRKSLGNIRFIGELFKLRILSVKIMHQCILRLLSQPEDEESLECLCRLLSTIGKELESPMQPPAGRSTSISANRESMNSYFSTLDSIVNKRKISNRIRFMIQDVVDLRKTGWKPRRDDNAPKTIEQIHRDVHKEREDQERELNNPQFQGNMGSMGGMSRDGRMVGDRRGGDDRNRKQSRPSDDGWNTVQNSGSRGGNVKLDMKQLRIPKASGDADQTVISLGPGGRGMGSWGRGASGGMSQSMVGSVGSGATQDTRSNRYQILEDDSGTQHESGKAPFSGRSSLGGPPHSGRGGNQDYRTMPGATKSAFYPPKDGDRGLDSLRSQNTGFAGRSRSQQSSRENSVTRPIRETPQPPPLSREVSKDVLLGKSTVTDDEIERKSHSLLGEYFTNEKIEDAVLDMREWLHSSTVAKFINQCLLHVLERNKKERRATGTLLKEMVKRKLFASFDIVDGFSELLQSAEDFLVDIPKLWEYTAELVEPLFEEGVINLNFVGQLSSTLNSSLVANFVAAVLKELVKAQGIAGAERIWIMSNAPLATVLPPGVDPNAFLAQHKELEFLSQIDSIPRSSGSVGKSSSNAPPSSQVYIDFQHSLEKYLRDASQLTTDDVCSWIQKQNVGEVNSAFIRALVTAVTESSIEGRGTDSKLNNAVLKHWTEVLRRYVDNIAERELQLLFAVQTLVTQRQHPKGLIQGIFETLFDSNVVSEEGFYSWVSVDDPLEREGKAVALKSITSFLTWLKEADPESDQEADA, from the exons ATGTCTGTTTTGATGTTTTCTACAGCTTCATTGGGAGTGAATCAGCAACTAACGATGGTTAACGCTGGACATACCGGCCCCATGCAGGGTAGACCAACTCAGGGAAATAACCAG ttttacGGTCGCCCGATACGTCCGGGAAATCAGCACATGCCCCGACCCCCTATGGCAGGTGGTGCCATTAATCCCACCCATCCACCCAATGGTGCTCAGGCCATACCTTACCCTGCGATGAAT CAACCTGTACTTTTCGTCATTGGAGATCAGTTCAACAATCAA CCCTATTTATCGTACCCGGCGAATCCTCCAGCGTATTACCAACAGTCAGGGAACCTGCCTCCCGGAAATGTGTCG TTCCAGCAACCACGAGCAGCCCAACAAACGTACAGCTACAGGCCTTCACCTCCTTACCCGAGTTTTCCTATGCAGAGCACGCCAG CTGTTTATTACCCATCACAGCAGCAGCCCCAACCCCAACagcctcaacaacaacagccccagcagcagcagcagccccAGCAACCCCAACAGCCACAGCAAGCCCCGATAGCTCCACAACCGGCGCCACAACTGCGTGAAAGCTCTGGAGCATCACGGAGGCTAAGGACAAGCGCCCTGCGCATTGTTGACCCTAATACTAATAGAAATATTCTCACCGGTGAGGAAATGCCTCCGTCAGCCGTAGCTACTCCAACCACTGTGACACCCCCTGAAATTGCAGCAACCGATGCTGTTTTGCTGCCTCAAGTGGCTGTGGATGAGGTTGAAGCGCCATCAGCATTGGCTACTCCAGCCGCTCTAGATGTAGAGGAAACGGCTACAACTCCAATCGTGGAAAATACTGCTTCTCCATCAGAAAATGCAAGCGTTGCAGTAATTGAAGAAACAATTGTGGAAAAAAAGATAGTACCAACTGTAGCTGCATCGGCTTCGACGTCAACAACACCAACTTCGCCAGCAACAGTCAGTGCTCCGATAGCACCGGTACAGCCGGTGCCGGTCATAGAAAAGGAGGTCATACCCGTCCCCGTTGCCCCAGAGAACGGTGAAGGACCCTCTGTTAGTGAGCCGCCTTCCAGTACGGCATCACCCATTCCCGTCTCGACTGCTCCTAGTCCCGAGCAAGGCGAAG GACGAGGTAATCCGAAGGGTGGTAAAAAGGGGCGCAAGACCTCAAAGTCGAGTTCTACCCCCACACCCCCCACTCCTCCGCCCCCACAGAGCGTTGAAGAAGTTAAAGTTGCCCAACCTGTAGCTGCCGCTGTCGAGATTCCGTCTCCAGTTCAAGAGAAGGATGTTGTGCCTACTACCACCCCAAATATCCCAGTTGCTACTCCTATCAATCCAGTACCAGTGGTCGATTCCTCTTCCAAGATGGACGTCGAAATTAAA GAAATGCCGCGACCCTTGCCGGTTGTTCCAGAATCGGTTGTCGAAAAGCCTTTGGAGAGCCCCACAGTTGGAGTTGAAACAGAATCTGTGATTACCAATGGGG ATAAGCAAGGATCAAGCCCTCCCCCTAGTGAAATAGAGCCAGTGGTGACAACACCTCAAATTACTGCGACAGAGGATGGTGAAAACCGGGCACCTGGTAAATCGACGTCGTTGAAATATACATACAAGGACG ATCAATGGAGTCCAGTTAATCCAGAGGGGAAAAAGACTTACGATAGGCAATTTCTGTTGGAATTGCAAAGCAACCCAGCTTCCCAGAAAAAACCGGAAGGACTTCCTAGTTTGGAAGTTGTCCGCGACAAG gGTTCAACTGTGAAGCGCGGTGTTACTGTTGGAGACTTCACGCCGACTTTTGTTAAAATGATGCCAGCAAAG GGTCTTCCTAAGAGAAACAGTCAGCAAGGAAGTCGTGATCAGGGCATGGGTCAGCAGCAACCACCACCTAGAAGAGAAATTAAGCTGATGAACTCATTGATCCGACAAGAACGACCCGAAGATCCTAATGTTTGGAAACCCAAGCATGCTTCGAAAtccaaggaagaaaaagagaacccTGATAAAGCCAGCACCGAA GAAATGCTAAAAACCGTCCGTGGAATTTTGAACAAGTTGACTCCATCTAAATTTGACACATTATTGGCGAGGATTCAAGCCTTAGATATTGATAGTGAAGACCGGTTAGCTGGAGTcatcaaattgtttttcgagAAG gCTGTTGCTGTTCCAATTTTTTCATCTACATATGCTAAAATGTGTCAAGCTCTGTCGACAAAAGAAGTGGCTTCTTCAGCAAATCCAGCTGAAACGACCAACTTCCGCAAGCTATTGCTGACCCGTTGCCAGAAAGAGTTTGAAAAAGACAGTGCCGGACTCAAAGACGTGGCAAACAAGCAAAAGGAAATCGAAAAGGCTGAATCG gacgcaaaaaagaaagagttggAAGTGGAATTAGAAGAACTTGTCAATTCAAATCGAAGAAAATCTTTAGGGAACATTAG GTTTATTGGAGAATTATTTAAATTGCGAATCCTTTCGGTGAAAATTATGCATCAGTGTATACTTCGGTTATTGAGTCAACCTGAAGATGAAGAATCGCTCGAGTGCCTCTGCCGGTTGTTGTCCACAATCGGCAAGGAATTGGAGTCTCCAATGCAACCACCCGCAGGAAGATCAACGTCCATCTcg GCAAATCGTGAATCCATGAATTCGTATTTTAGTACTCTGGATTCCATTGTCAACAAACGCAAAATATCAAATCGTATACGGTTTATGATCCAAGACGTAGTTGATTTGCGGAAAACTGGATGGAAACCACGTCGTGATGATAACGCACCCAAGACGATTGAACAGATTCACAGAGATGTCCATAAGGAGCGCGAGGACCAAGAGAGAGAGCTGAACAACCCACAATTCCAGGGAAATATGGGCTCCATGGGTGGCATGTCTCGCGACGGAAGGATGGTGGGAGATCGGCGTGGAGGCGATGATCGTAATAGGAAACAGTCAC GTCCTAGTGATGATGGTTGGAATACTGTCCAGAACAGTGGCAGTAGAGGTGGCAACGTCAAGTTGGATATGAAGCAACTTCGGATACCTAAg GCATCTGGAGATGCTGATCAAACTGTCATCAGTCTGGGCCCGGGAGGTAGAGGAATGGGCTCATGGGGTAGAGGAGCGTCTGGTGGCATGTCTCAATCGATGGTTGGCAGTGTTGGTAGTGGTGCAACTCAAGATACTCGATCCAATCGCTACCAAATCCTAGAAGATGATTCCGGAACTCAACACGAAAGCGGCAAGGCTCCATTCTCGGGACGCTCTAGTCTTGGCGGCCCACCCCATAGCGGCCGTGGTGGTAACCAGGATTACCGGACGATGCCTGGAGCCACGAAAAGTGCTTTTTACCCGCCCAAGGATGGCGATCGTGGACTAGATTCCCTTCGCTCACAGAACACCG GCTTTGCTGGTCGTTCACGTAGTCAGCAATCTTCACGTGAAAACTCCGTAACTCGCCCTATTCGCGAGACACCTCAGCCGCCGCCTTTGTCGCGTGAAGTATCCAAAG ATGTACTATTAGGTAAATCAACCGTTACGGATGATGAGATTGAGCGAAAATCTCATTCGCTTTTGGGTGAATACTTTACAAATGAAAAGATAGAG GATGCTGTTCTCGACATGAGGGAGTGGTTGCATTCATCTACGGTAGCCAAATTCATCAACCAATGCTTGCTGCATGTATTGGAACGTAACAAAAAGGAACGTAGGGCAACAGGCACTTTATTGAAGGAAATGGTTAAGAGAAAACTTTTCGCATCCTTCGACATAGTTGATGG ATTTTCTGAACTCCTTCAATCTGCTGAAGACTTCCTTGTGGACATACCCAAACTGTGGGAATACACGGCTGAACTGGTCGAGCCTCTGTTTGAAGAAGGCGTGATAAATTTGAACTTCGTTGGACAGTTGTCGTCGACTTTGAATTCATCCTTGGTTGCTAATTTTGTAGCTGCAGTTCTGAAGGAATTAGTCAAAGCACAG gGTATTGCTGGAGCAGAAAGAATATGGATCATGTCGAATGCACCCCTCGCTACCGTGCTACCACCCGGTGTTGACCCGAACGCATTCCTCGCTCAACACAAG GAACTGGAGTTCCTTTCTCAAATCGATTCTATACCAAGGAGTAGTGGCAGCGTTGGAAAATCCAGCAGTAATGCACCTCCCTCCAGTCAAGTTTACATCGATTTTCAGCATAGCCTGGAAAAATACTTGAGAGACGCAAGCCAATTAACTACAGATGACGTTTGTAGTTGGATCCAG aaacaaaatgttggcGAAGTTAATTCCGCTTTCATTCGTGCCTTGGTCACCGCAGTCACCGAGAGTTCCATTGAAG